In Thamnophis elegans isolate rThaEle1 chromosome 13, rThaEle1.pri, whole genome shotgun sequence, one DNA window encodes the following:
- the SFTPB gene encoding pulmonary surfactant-associated protein B isoform X1 produces MHVRQLTMWPLILLSLLSGGLVLTSKIQNECAKGAVYWCSNLMTAIKCDALDHCVQTGWNQASDVSVWNRISNEDMCADCKQLVSILVRMAKESAFKKAFQKYLEQECTNLPLQTLIPQCQALVKDYYARLIASLEKQLGPSIICTQLGACPADLPGSQDGFMQLLRRLEQLLPQLQGQRPILPTGHTQESPQELLPIPLPLCWLCRTFIGKAESVIPKAAIGKAMSKLCYILPGVVAGMCQCLMEKYTVIIVDTIVSKLGPRLICGMMLMCASEENCSPEPPLPATAEGCQMCLMISGQVKASMGANGTRKAVEAALSTACSPSFPSWPQCHHFLYQHQQKLSALLMKPWDSQITCQELGACTAEQLLQSATSCAQGPTYWCSSLSAAKQCKATKHCQDHVWL; encoded by the exons ATGCATGTCAGACAACTCACCATGTGGCCCCTGATCCTGCTCAGCCTGCTCTCTGGAGGCCTGG tCCTAACCAGCAAGATCCAGAATGAATGTGCCAAGGGAGCAGTGTACTGGTGCAGCAACTTAATGACTGCTATCAAGTGTGATGCTTTGGATCACTGTGTCCAGACTGGGTGGAATCAAGCCAGCGATGTGAGTGTCTGGAACAGAATCAGCAAT GAGGACATGTGTGCAGATTGCAAACAACTTGTCTCCATTCTGGTGCGCATGGCCAAGGAATCGGCCTTTAAG AAAGCCTTCCAGAAGTATTTGGAGCAGGAATGTACCAATTTGCCACTTCAGACACTTATCCCTCAGTGCCAGGCCCTGGTAAAGGACTACTATGCCCGTTTAATTGCCAGCCTGGAAAAACAACTT GGTCCCAGCATCATATGCACCCAGCTGGGGGCCTGTCCAGCTGACCTTCCAGGAAGCCAGGATGGCTTCATGCAGCTGCTCAGAAGGCTGGAGCAGCTCCTTCCACAGCTGCAAGGCCAGAGGCCCATTCTGCCCACTGGCCACACTCAG GAGTCCCCGCAGGAGCTTCTGCCCATTCCCCTGCCTCTCTGCTGGTTGTGCAGGACGTTTATTGGCAAGGCTGAGTCGGTCATCCCCAAG GCCGCTATTGGCAAAGCCATGTCCAAACTCTGCTACATTCTGCCAGGGGTTGTGGCTGGCATGTGCCAGTGTCTGATGGAGAAATACACGGTGATCATCGTGGACACAATTGTGAGCAAGCTGGGCCCACGCCTGATCTGTGGGATGATGCTGATGTGTGCCTCGGAGGAAAACTGCAGTCCAG AGCCCCCTTTGCCAGCCACAGCTGAGGGATGCCAGATGTGCCTCATGATCAGCGGCCAAGTGAAGGCATCTATGGGGGCAAATGGCACCCGGAAGGCAGTGGAGGCAGCCTTGTCCACAGCCTGcagcccttcctttccttcctggcCTCAG TGCCACCACTTCCTCTACCAGCACCAGCAGAAGCTCTCCGCACTGTTAATGAAGCCCTGGGACTCACAGATTACCTGCCAG GAACTGGGTGCCTGCACAGCTGAGCAACTTTTGCAGAGTGCCACTTCTTGTGCCCAGGGACCCACTTACTGGTGCTCCAGCTTGAGTGCAGCCAAGCAGTGCAAG GCTACAAAGCACTGCCAGGATCATGTATGGTTGTAA
- the SFTPB gene encoding pulmonary surfactant-associated protein B isoform X2 → MHVRQLTMWPLILLSLLSGGLVLTSKIQNECAKGAVYWCSNLMTAIKCDALDHCVQTGWNQASDEDMCADCKQLVSILVRMAKESAFKKAFQKYLEQECTNLPLQTLIPQCQALVKDYYARLIASLEKQLGPSIICTQLGACPADLPGSQDGFMQLLRRLEQLLPQLQGQRPILPTGHTQESPQELLPIPLPLCWLCRTFIGKAESVIPKAAIGKAMSKLCYILPGVVAGMCQCLMEKYTVIIVDTIVSKLGPRLICGMMLMCASEENCSPEPPLPATAEGCQMCLMISGQVKASMGANGTRKAVEAALSTACSPSFPSWPQCHHFLYQHQQKLSALLMKPWDSQITCQELGACTAEQLLQSATSCAQGPTYWCSSLSAAKQCKATKHCQDHVWL, encoded by the exons ATGCATGTCAGACAACTCACCATGTGGCCCCTGATCCTGCTCAGCCTGCTCTCTGGAGGCCTGG tCCTAACCAGCAAGATCCAGAATGAATGTGCCAAGGGAGCAGTGTACTGGTGCAGCAACTTAATGACTGCTATCAAGTGTGATGCTTTGGATCACTGTGTCCAGACTGGGTGGAATCAAGCCAGCGAT GAGGACATGTGTGCAGATTGCAAACAACTTGTCTCCATTCTGGTGCGCATGGCCAAGGAATCGGCCTTTAAG AAAGCCTTCCAGAAGTATTTGGAGCAGGAATGTACCAATTTGCCACTTCAGACACTTATCCCTCAGTGCCAGGCCCTGGTAAAGGACTACTATGCCCGTTTAATTGCCAGCCTGGAAAAACAACTT GGTCCCAGCATCATATGCACCCAGCTGGGGGCCTGTCCAGCTGACCTTCCAGGAAGCCAGGATGGCTTCATGCAGCTGCTCAGAAGGCTGGAGCAGCTCCTTCCACAGCTGCAAGGCCAGAGGCCCATTCTGCCCACTGGCCACACTCAG GAGTCCCCGCAGGAGCTTCTGCCCATTCCCCTGCCTCTCTGCTGGTTGTGCAGGACGTTTATTGGCAAGGCTGAGTCGGTCATCCCCAAG GCCGCTATTGGCAAAGCCATGTCCAAACTCTGCTACATTCTGCCAGGGGTTGTGGCTGGCATGTGCCAGTGTCTGATGGAGAAATACACGGTGATCATCGTGGACACAATTGTGAGCAAGCTGGGCCCACGCCTGATCTGTGGGATGATGCTGATGTGTGCCTCGGAGGAAAACTGCAGTCCAG AGCCCCCTTTGCCAGCCACAGCTGAGGGATGCCAGATGTGCCTCATGATCAGCGGCCAAGTGAAGGCATCTATGGGGGCAAATGGCACCCGGAAGGCAGTGGAGGCAGCCTTGTCCACAGCCTGcagcccttcctttccttcctggcCTCAG TGCCACCACTTCCTCTACCAGCACCAGCAGAAGCTCTCCGCACTGTTAATGAAGCCCTGGGACTCACAGATTACCTGCCAG GAACTGGGTGCCTGCACAGCTGAGCAACTTTTGCAGAGTGCCACTTCTTGTGCCCAGGGACCCACTTACTGGTGCTCCAGCTTGAGTGCAGCCAAGCAGTGCAAG GCTACAAAGCACTGCCAGGATCATGTATGGTTGTAA
- the SFTPB gene encoding pulmonary surfactant-associated protein B isoform X3, whose protein sequence is MTAIKCDALDHCVQTGWNQASDVSVWNRISNEDMCADCKQLVSILVRMAKESAFKKAFQKYLEQECTNLPLQTLIPQCQALVKDYYARLIASLEKQLGPSIICTQLGACPADLPGSQDGFMQLLRRLEQLLPQLQGQRPILPTGHTQESPQELLPIPLPLCWLCRTFIGKAESVIPKAAIGKAMSKLCYILPGVVAGMCQCLMEKYTVIIVDTIVSKLGPRLICGMMLMCASEENCSPEPPLPATAEGCQMCLMISGQVKASMGANGTRKAVEAALSTACSPSFPSWPQCHHFLYQHQQKLSALLMKPWDSQITCQELGACTAEQLLQSATSCAQGPTYWCSSLSAAKQCKATKHCQDHVWL, encoded by the exons ATGACTGCTATCAAGTGTGATGCTTTGGATCACTGTGTCCAGACTGGGTGGAATCAAGCCAGCGATGTGAGTGTCTGGAACAGAATCAGCAAT GAGGACATGTGTGCAGATTGCAAACAACTTGTCTCCATTCTGGTGCGCATGGCCAAGGAATCGGCCTTTAAG AAAGCCTTCCAGAAGTATTTGGAGCAGGAATGTACCAATTTGCCACTTCAGACACTTATCCCTCAGTGCCAGGCCCTGGTAAAGGACTACTATGCCCGTTTAATTGCCAGCCTGGAAAAACAACTT GGTCCCAGCATCATATGCACCCAGCTGGGGGCCTGTCCAGCTGACCTTCCAGGAAGCCAGGATGGCTTCATGCAGCTGCTCAGAAGGCTGGAGCAGCTCCTTCCACAGCTGCAAGGCCAGAGGCCCATTCTGCCCACTGGCCACACTCAG GAGTCCCCGCAGGAGCTTCTGCCCATTCCCCTGCCTCTCTGCTGGTTGTGCAGGACGTTTATTGGCAAGGCTGAGTCGGTCATCCCCAAG GCCGCTATTGGCAAAGCCATGTCCAAACTCTGCTACATTCTGCCAGGGGTTGTGGCTGGCATGTGCCAGTGTCTGATGGAGAAATACACGGTGATCATCGTGGACACAATTGTGAGCAAGCTGGGCCCACGCCTGATCTGTGGGATGATGCTGATGTGTGCCTCGGAGGAAAACTGCAGTCCAG AGCCCCCTTTGCCAGCCACAGCTGAGGGATGCCAGATGTGCCTCATGATCAGCGGCCAAGTGAAGGCATCTATGGGGGCAAATGGCACCCGGAAGGCAGTGGAGGCAGCCTTGTCCACAGCCTGcagcccttcctttccttcctggcCTCAG TGCCACCACTTCCTCTACCAGCACCAGCAGAAGCTCTCCGCACTGTTAATGAAGCCCTGGGACTCACAGATTACCTGCCAG GAACTGGGTGCCTGCACAGCTGAGCAACTTTTGCAGAGTGCCACTTCTTGTGCCCAGGGACCCACTTACTGGTGCTCCAGCTTGAGTGCAGCCAAGCAGTGCAAG GCTACAAAGCACTGCCAGGATCATGTATGGTTGTAA